A stretch of Pseudoclavibacter chungangensis DNA encodes these proteins:
- the malQ gene encoding 4-alpha-glucanotransferase: MTISPTSESLAELARRNGVGTEYWDWTGTHVEVPASTLVAVLAALDIDASDDEAVARALVETDERAWRRVLPPTVVARAGRPLAVPVHVPHGSPVDLAIVLEDGTTREPSQLDRWIDPREIDGALVGRATFELPGDLPTGWHRLRAEIPGVGTSEAVLVVTPERLTTATWLDEQPVWGLVAQAYQARSADSWGIGDAADIATLAEWSAARGAAFVLVNPLHAPAPVLPVEPSPYLPTTRRFVDPSMIRVDEVPGRSALDETAIARLDELGRAARALDLVDDIDRTAVWSVKREALALLFGADLVDPERTRAFGAFCEAEGEALVDFATYCALAEEHGRDWGAWPTGLHHPAAEAVARYRDDNADRVDFFRWLQWIVAEQLTRAQQRARDAGMGIGVVHDLAVGVHPVGADAWALPDSLARGVTVGAPPDQFNQMGQNWSQPPWRPDRLAELGYAPYRDMLRAVLRHAGGVRIDHILGLFRLWWIPEASTADTGAYVRYDDEALIGILALEAERAGAVVIGEDLGVVEERTRHVMAERGIDGTSILWFEWDADGRPLAPEEYRHDCLASVTTHDLPPTAGYLALEHVDIRERLGLLTRDPAEERAHERGVIAAVEARLRERGLLTTADPGVEDVVEAMHRYLASSRARLMGVSLADLAGDRRSVNQPGTYLEYPNWRVPLSGPDGGLLLLEELLRAPLAERIAAASVRH; the protein is encoded by the coding sequence GTGACGATCTCTCCCACCTCCGAGTCCCTCGCCGAACTCGCTCGCCGGAACGGCGTCGGCACCGAGTACTGGGACTGGACGGGCACGCACGTCGAGGTCCCGGCGAGCACGCTCGTCGCCGTCCTCGCGGCCCTCGACATCGACGCTTCCGACGACGAGGCCGTCGCACGTGCGCTCGTCGAGACCGACGAGCGTGCCTGGCGGCGCGTGCTCCCGCCGACGGTCGTCGCGCGAGCGGGTCGACCGCTCGCGGTCCCGGTGCACGTGCCGCACGGCAGCCCCGTCGACCTCGCGATCGTCCTCGAGGACGGCACGACGCGCGAACCGTCGCAGCTCGACCGCTGGATCGACCCGCGCGAGATCGACGGCGCGCTCGTCGGCCGCGCGACGTTCGAACTCCCCGGCGACCTGCCCACCGGCTGGCACCGGCTGCGCGCCGAGATCCCGGGCGTCGGCACGAGCGAGGCGGTGCTCGTCGTCACACCCGAGCGACTCACGACGGCGACGTGGCTCGACGAGCAGCCGGTCTGGGGCCTCGTCGCACAGGCCTATCAGGCGCGGTCGGCCGACTCGTGGGGCATCGGCGACGCCGCCGACATCGCGACGCTCGCCGAGTGGTCGGCGGCACGCGGCGCGGCGTTCGTGCTCGTGAATCCGCTGCACGCGCCCGCTCCCGTGCTGCCCGTCGAGCCGTCGCCCTATCTGCCGACGACGCGACGATTCGTCGACCCGTCCATGATCCGCGTCGACGAGGTCCCCGGGCGATCCGCGCTCGACGAGACCGCGATCGCGCGACTCGACGAGCTCGGTCGTGCGGCACGTGCACTCGATCTCGTCGACGACATCGACCGGACCGCCGTCTGGTCCGTGAAGCGCGAGGCGCTCGCGCTCCTGTTCGGTGCCGACCTCGTCGACCCCGAGCGCACGCGCGCGTTCGGTGCGTTCTGCGAGGCCGAGGGGGAGGCGCTCGTCGATTTCGCGACCTACTGCGCGCTCGCCGAGGAGCACGGGCGGGACTGGGGCGCGTGGCCGACGGGCCTGCACCACCCCGCGGCCGAGGCGGTCGCGCGCTACCGCGACGACAACGCCGACCGCGTCGACTTCTTCCGCTGGCTCCAGTGGATCGTCGCCGAGCAGCTCACGCGCGCGCAGCAGCGCGCACGCGACGCGGGCATGGGCATCGGCGTCGTCCACGACCTCGCCGTCGGCGTGCACCCGGTCGGCGCCGACGCGTGGGCCCTTCCGGACTCGCTCGCGCGCGGTGTCACGGTCGGCGCGCCGCCGGACCAGTTCAACCAGATGGGGCAGAACTGGTCGCAACCGCCGTGGCGGCCGGACCGCCTCGCCGAGCTCGGCTACGCGCCGTACCGCGACATGCTGCGCGCCGTGCTGCGGCATGCCGGCGGCGTCCGCATCGACCACATCCTCGGACTGTTCCGGCTCTGGTGGATCCCCGAGGCGAGCACGGCCGACACGGGGGCCTACGTCCGCTACGACGACGAGGCGCTCATCGGCATCCTCGCGCTCGAGGCCGAACGGGCGGGCGCGGTCGTCATCGGCGAGGACCTCGGCGTGGTCGAGGAGCGCACGCGTCACGTCATGGCCGAGCGCGGGATCGACGGCACGTCGATCCTCTGGTTCGAGTGGGACGCCGACGGCCGACCGCTCGCGCCCGAGGAGTACCGCCACGACTGCCTCGCGAGCGTCACGACGCACGATCTGCCGCCGACCGCCGGCTATCTCGCGCTCGAACACGTCGACATCCGCGAGCGGCTCGGGTTGCTCACCCGCGACCCGGCCGAGGAGCGGGCGCACGAGCGCGGCGTCATCGCGGCCGTCGAAGCCCGCCTGCGCGAGCGCGGCCTCCTCACGACGGCGGACCCGGGTGTGGAGGACGTCGTCGAGGCGATGCACCGCTACCTCGCGTCCTCGCGCGCACGACTCATGGGCGTCTCGCTCGCGGACCTCGCGGGGGACCGGCGGAGCGTCAACCAGCCCGGCACCTACCTCGAGTACCCGAACTGGCGTGTTCCGCTCTCCGGCCCCGACGGCGGGCTCCTGCTGCTCGAGGAACTGCTTCGCGCGCCGCTCGCCGAACGGATCGCGGCGGCGTCCGTCCGGCACTGA